In Mesoaciditoga lauensis cd-1655R = DSM 25116, a genomic segment contains:
- the aroQ gene encoding type II 3-dehydroquinate dehydratase produces MKIHVINGPNLNMLSKRDPNIYGTTGYEEMVKRIKNWCDENGVDVDFFQSNHEGDIIDYIQKLPNDDAVVINPGAFAHYSYAIRDALEIFKGIKVEVHISNVFKREEFRTHSVTAAVCNGVISGLGIEGYILAAQFILS; encoded by the coding sequence ATGAAAATTCACGTGATAAACGGCCCAAATCTTAACATGCTTTCAAAACGCGATCCAAACATATACGGAACAACCGGATACGAAGAAATGGTAAAACGAATAAAAAACTGGTGCGATGAAAATGGGGTTGACGTTGATTTTTTTCAATCGAATCATGAAGGAGATATCATAGATTACATTCAGAAATTGCCAAACGATGATGCCGTTGTGATAAACCCCGGAGCTTTCGCCCATTACAGCTACGCCATCCGTGATGCGCTCGAAATATTCAAAGGAATAAAAGTGGAAGTTCATATTTCAAACGTATTCAAAAGGGAAGAATTCCGCACTCACAGCGTAACAGCAGCGGTATGTAATGGCGTCATCTCTGGTTTAGGAATTGAAGGCTACATTCTCGCAGCTCAGTTCATTCTTTCATAA
- the aroH gene encoding chorismate mutase, protein MKAIRGATFVKEDSYEEIEKATLDLMEKIFSRNGLKDDEVVSVIFSVTKDLKSMNPATIFRKSGHDVPLMCLQEADFTGAAQKVLRVLVITDRDKTTNVVNVYDGAQSLKSWRWER, encoded by the coding sequence TTGAAAGCCATAAGAGGCGCCACGTTTGTAAAAGAAGATTCTTACGAAGAGATCGAAAAGGCTACGTTAGATCTCATGGAAAAAATCTTTTCGCGGAACGGTTTAAAAGATGATGAAGTTGTAAGCGTCATTTTCAGCGTGACAAAAGATCTTAAATCGATGAATCCGGCAACGATTTTCAGAAAGAGTGGGCACGATGTGCCTTTGATGTGTTTACAAGAGGCGGATTTTACCGGCGCGGCCCAAAAAGTTTTGAGGGTGTTAGTCATAACAGATAGAGACAAAACCACAAACGTTGTGAACGTTTACGATGGCGCTCAATCCCTGAAAAGCTGGAGGTGGGAAAGATGA
- a CDS encoding Sir2 family NAD-dependent protein deacetylase, with the protein MEDEKALRFFEKLKSHNGKTTILTGAGISTPSGIPDFRSPTGIYSKYDPEELFGLNNFIRNPSYFYTFALEYLFTMKNAKPNSVHFMLKKLEDLGLIRGIVTQNIDMLHEKAGSKKIANAHGSMKTGHCLSCGKEYSLQEMERRAMSSKDKVARCDCGGLIKPDIVFFGESLPERDVSLAYEWLESSSLVIAMGTTLAIYPVGMFPEIVLRNGGELVIVNGGPTAMDSKANEIYNVSLEEFANEVLKILEGK; encoded by the coding sequence GTGGAAGATGAAAAAGCCCTGAGATTTTTTGAGAAGTTGAAATCTCACAACGGCAAGACGACAATTTTAACAGGCGCGGGAATAAGTACTCCAAGCGGTATACCGGATTTTCGTTCTCCAACTGGCATATATTCAAAATACGATCCAGAGGAACTTTTCGGTTTGAATAACTTCATAAGAAACCCCTCGTATTTCTACACCTTCGCTTTGGAATATCTTTTCACCATGAAAAATGCCAAGCCAAATTCCGTGCATTTTATGCTGAAAAAGTTGGAAGATCTTGGCCTGATAAGAGGAATAGTAACGCAAAATATAGATATGTTGCATGAAAAAGCCGGCTCAAAGAAAATCGCAAATGCCCATGGCAGTATGAAAACGGGCCATTGTCTTAGCTGTGGAAAAGAATATTCTTTACAAGAAATGGAAAGGCGGGCAATGAGCTCAAAAGACAAGGTTGCGCGCTGTGACTGTGGCGGCTTGATAAAACCTGACATAGTCTTTTTTGGTGAATCTTTACCAGAACGGGATGTAAGTTTAGCTTACGAATGGTTGGAAAGCTCAAGTTTGGTAATTGCCATGGGAACAACTTTGGCAATTTACCCGGTGGGCATGTTCCCGGAAATCGTTTTGAGGAATGGTGGAGAGTTGGTTATAGTTAATGGAGGTCCAACCGCCATGGATTCAAAAGCGAACGAAATTTACAACGTTTCACTTGAAGAATTCGCAAACGAAGTACTTAAAATTTTGGAAGGTAAGTAA
- a CDS encoding prephenate dehydrogenase, translating to MKIAIVGLGQIGGSMALKLREVGVKADLFDVDPKICSLLNANCKNFDGKGYDLVVLALHIPVLLKIMNELPKDNLYLDTASVKSQVVEMAKKAGLRFIGGHPIAGNERVGPDSWDAHLFEGKPFALVEVNGNFEDKKTVEEFAKLLGSNPIWTTAKEHDVSLAHTSHAPYFVSVAVKRVGKNHEKFAGPGYESMTRLSKQDPKLADVFITYNGVNTAKVLREVANEILKMADEVEKCKNSE from the coding sequence ATGAAAATAGCCATAGTAGGATTGGGACAAATAGGCGGCTCAATGGCGTTGAAGTTGCGCGAAGTTGGAGTGAAAGCGGATCTTTTCGATGTCGATCCAAAAATCTGTTCGTTGTTGAATGCGAATTGCAAGAACTTTGACGGTAAGGGTTATGATTTGGTCGTTTTAGCTCTTCACATTCCAGTTCTTTTGAAAATCATGAATGAGTTGCCAAAAGATAACCTTTATCTTGATACGGCATCCGTAAAATCTCAGGTGGTTGAAATGGCAAAAAAAGCCGGCTTGAGATTCATAGGCGGGCACCCTATTGCCGGAAATGAACGCGTAGGGCCAGATTCATGGGATGCACATCTCTTTGAAGGAAAGCCATTTGCCCTTGTCGAGGTGAATGGCAATTTTGAGGATAAAAAAACAGTCGAAGAATTTGCCAAACTTTTAGGATCAAATCCAATATGGACAACCGCAAAAGAGCACGATGTATCACTTGCTCATACAAGCCATGCGCCTTATTTCGTTTCCGTTGCGGTAAAAAGGGTCGGAAAAAATCATGAAAAATTTGCGGGACCTGGTTATGAGTCCATGACAAGGCTTTCAAAACAAGATCCAAAGCTTGCAGATGTTTTTATCACGTACAATGGTGTAAATACGGCAAAGGTGCTTCGAGAAGTTGCAAATGAAATTCTAAAAATGGCAGACGAGGTGGAAAAATGCAAAAATTCGGAATAA
- the aroE gene encoding shikimate dehydrogenase — MQKFGIIGEHLSHTFSPLIYNELFKKHGVNATYKVLEIPRDAFDFIVKDITSDLAGYNVTIPYKSKIMGYLESVSQDAKEIGAVNVVNHLKKGFNTDWQGFRKSLENVKLKGKYALVLGAGGAARAICYALKKMDIDVYITNRTRERGEKLAAEFNLRYGVPSLSKVALLVNATPIGMYPNVEEMPSIDLSRLSKKCVVYDLVYNPRPTKLIQEAQNRGLRTIDGLEMLIQQAILNLRVWSLDELADDLERNKNWIYESLEKVRQS, encoded by the coding sequence ATGCAAAAATTCGGAATAATTGGAGAACATCTTTCACATACTTTTTCTCCGCTTATTTACAACGAGCTTTTCAAAAAGCATGGGGTGAATGCCACATACAAAGTTTTGGAAATTCCCCGTGATGCTTTTGATTTCATAGTTAAGGACATAACCAGCGATCTTGCTGGATACAACGTAACCATTCCTTACAAATCCAAAATAATGGGATACTTAGAATCGGTCTCGCAGGATGCGAAAGAAATAGGAGCCGTCAACGTGGTGAACCACCTTAAAAAAGGGTTCAACACCGATTGGCAAGGTTTTAGAAAAAGCCTTGAAAATGTGAAACTGAAAGGCAAATACGCCCTTGTTTTGGGTGCCGGCGGAGCAGCAAGGGCAATCTGTTATGCCCTGAAAAAAATGGATATAGACGTTTACATCACGAATCGCACAAGGGAAAGAGGAGAAAAGCTTGCGGCAGAATTCAATCTAAGATATGGAGTGCCTTCTTTATCCAAAGTGGCGCTGCTGGTTAACGCCACTCCAATTGGGATGTATCCAAACGTTGAAGAGATGCCTTCGATAGATTTGTCCAGGCTTTCAAAAAAATGTGTTGTTTACGATTTGGTCTACAATCCCCGTCCCACCAAGCTCATCCAGGAAGCTCAAAACAGGGGATTGAGAACGATAGATGGTCTCGAAATGTTGATACAGCAAGCCATTTTGAATTTGCGCGTATGGTCCCTTGATGAATTGGCTGATGACTTGGAGAGAAACAAAAATTGGATTTACGAATCGCTTGAAAAAGTCAGACAAAGCTAA
- a CDS encoding extracellular solute-binding protein, which produces MRFKTMLLVVVAVLVFGALSMAQPLQLAFWGGWTGPDGNVMRQLVAEYNSTHPNVHVTLTTMQWTPLFTKFLVSSRGGQSPNILAMHGPDVPEFASYGLLTPIGNVIKAAGFTAKDFAPAAWNGTFYDEKQYAFPLDLHMNSIYYNKKLFEKAGITPPTGWISGKEFLNMAIKLTIDKNGKHPGELGFDPNNIVQYGIALYSLNWHGFLEWYELLRQEGYDFLNPSMDKVGYPLEAGEKAWKWLQDLFFKYHVAPVGANSPLQDFLIGKTAMLEDGPWEIPAMKAQKGLEWGTFPIPQVFAHKAVWGSGHVLTIPVHQDKAHMKAAEDFVIWLVKHSDKWALSGNIPAYNPARKYASSLVGRNGFLKSAEYVAMLPRIPKESQVFSSASVSPIVVAGQNILVRNQDIMSVMKWMNQQIDMILAQ; this is translated from the coding sequence ATGAGGTTTAAAACGATGTTGTTGGTAGTCGTTGCAGTGCTAGTATTTGGTGCACTATCAATGGCTCAACCCCTGCAACTGGCATTCTGGGGGGGATGGACAGGTCCGGATGGCAATGTTATGCGTCAACTTGTCGCAGAATACAACAGTACACATCCTAACGTTCATGTAACGTTGACCACCATGCAATGGACACCTCTTTTCACAAAATTTTTAGTCTCTTCTAGAGGCGGACAATCCCCGAATATTTTGGCAATGCATGGTCCTGATGTTCCGGAATTTGCTTCGTATGGATTACTTACTCCTATTGGAAATGTCATAAAAGCAGCTGGTTTTACTGCAAAAGATTTTGCCCCTGCTGCGTGGAATGGGACTTTCTACGATGAAAAACAATACGCGTTTCCACTTGATTTACATATGAATTCCATCTACTACAACAAGAAACTTTTTGAAAAAGCAGGAATCACTCCTCCTACGGGTTGGATAAGTGGTAAAGAATTTTTGAACATGGCCATTAAACTTACGATTGACAAAAATGGAAAGCATCCTGGCGAACTTGGCTTCGATCCAAATAACATTGTTCAATATGGAATAGCCCTTTATTCTCTGAATTGGCACGGATTTTTGGAATGGTATGAGCTTTTGAGACAGGAAGGATATGATTTTCTCAATCCTTCAATGGATAAAGTTGGTTATCCGTTGGAAGCTGGTGAGAAAGCTTGGAAGTGGTTGCAAGATCTATTTTTTAAATATCACGTAGCCCCAGTAGGAGCCAACAGTCCACTTCAAGATTTCTTAATTGGAAAAACTGCAATGCTCGAAGACGGTCCATGGGAAATACCGGCGATGAAAGCGCAAAAAGGATTAGAATGGGGCACATTCCCAATACCACAGGTATTCGCTCACAAAGCCGTTTGGGGAAGTGGCCATGTCTTAACAATACCAGTTCATCAGGATAAAGCTCATATGAAAGCAGCGGAAGACTTTGTCATCTGGTTGGTAAAGCATTCAGATAAATGGGCACTCTCTGGCAACATACCGGCGTACAATCCAGCGAGAAAGTATGCCTCCAGTCTTGTAGGACGTAATGGATTCCTCAAATCTGCAGAATACGTTGCCATGCTTCCGAGAATACCAAAAGAATCACAGGTCTTTTCTTCTGCTTCAGTAAGCCCAATTGTCGTTGCAGGACAAAATATTCTCGTGAGAAACCAGGATATAATGTCCGTTATGAAATGGATGAATCAACAAATAGACATGATACTCGCTCAATAA
- a CDS encoding carbohydrate ABC transporter permease, with translation MKSKKKSYKWVPYLFLIPYLIAFFAFRFGPSIAGFFISLTRWNIVGQAKFVGFTNFVELFKDPNFIKSLVNTLYFMLLTVPSLVIGGLLIAMLVDQPLKGRMAARTFVFMPYVIMSTVVGVIWLWIFDTHFGILNYYLGFLGIKPIAWLSSINWAMPAVAIATVWWTIGFNMILFLAGLQDIPNELKEAARIDGASSWQVFWNVTLPLLTPTTIVVVMLTLINTFQVFAQVYVMTGGGPSLATLTVVQYMYVQSFQYYRLGYGSAIAYVIFMFLVAFILIEKKFLKRFGDEN, from the coding sequence ATGAAGAGCAAAAAGAAATCTTACAAATGGGTGCCGTATTTGTTTTTAATTCCGTACCTCATCGCATTTTTTGCTTTTAGATTTGGTCCTTCAATAGCTGGTTTTTTTATAAGTCTTACAAGATGGAATATAGTTGGGCAGGCAAAGTTCGTTGGTTTTACCAATTTTGTAGAACTTTTCAAGGATCCAAATTTTATAAAGAGTTTGGTAAACACTTTGTATTTCATGTTGTTAACCGTTCCATCGTTGGTAATAGGCGGTTTGCTAATTGCCATGCTTGTCGATCAGCCTTTAAAAGGAAGAATGGCAGCACGAACATTCGTTTTTATGCCTTACGTGATTATGTCAACCGTTGTTGGAGTTATCTGGTTGTGGATATTCGATACCCACTTTGGAATTTTAAATTATTATTTAGGCTTTTTGGGTATAAAGCCCATTGCGTGGCTCTCGAGTATCAATTGGGCAATGCCAGCTGTGGCAATTGCCACGGTATGGTGGACAATAGGCTTTAACATGATATTATTTCTTGCAGGACTTCAAGATATTCCTAACGAATTAAAAGAAGCTGCTCGCATAGATGGTGCATCCAGTTGGCAAGTATTTTGGAATGTAACTCTTCCCCTTTTGACTCCCACCACAATTGTGGTGGTCATGCTAACACTCATAAACACCTTTCAAGTTTTCGCACAAGTTTACGTTATGACTGGTGGAGGGCCTTCTTTGGCAACGCTTACAGTTGTGCAGTACATGTACGTTCAATCTTTCCAGTACTATAGGTTGGGATACGGCTCAGCAATAGCGTACGTGATATTCATGTTCCTGGTAGCTTTTATACTTATAGAGAAGAAATTCTTGAAGAGGTTTGGTGATGAAAATTGA
- a CDS encoding carbohydrate ABC transporter permease: MIRLLLYFFLVLCIVTSFFPILWMTVSAFKPEGEILSYPPQWIPLHPTWSNFSYVLSKFNFARWTFNSVVSAVVAMIIVIFIDSLAAFAFARMRFRSNKVLYSIIISMLMVPIQVTIVPLYLMFANVNLLNTLIALILPTTGNVTGVFILTSFFKSVPQDLLDAAIVDGAGSFKIWWSIMLPLARPSISAVAIITFMSNWTSFLWPLVSVSSDASRTLPVGIAQFFGGQSGVSGSAPQYGPAMAAALMATIPAVAIFLFLQRYFVKGIMMTGIKG; this comes from the coding sequence TTGATAAGGCTTTTGTTGTACTTTTTCCTAGTTTTATGTATCGTTACCTCTTTTTTTCCCATTCTTTGGATGACTGTTAGCGCTTTTAAGCCAGAAGGAGAAATATTGAGTTATCCCCCCCAGTGGATACCGTTGCATCCAACCTGGTCTAATTTTTCTTACGTTCTAAGTAAATTTAATTTTGCCCGTTGGACTTTTAACAGTGTGGTTTCAGCTGTAGTTGCGATGATAATAGTGATATTTATAGATTCACTCGCGGCGTTTGCCTTTGCAAGGATGAGATTTCGAAGTAACAAAGTGCTTTATTCCATCATTATATCCATGCTTATGGTTCCAATTCAGGTAACTATAGTGCCCTTATATCTTATGTTTGCAAACGTAAATCTTTTGAATACGTTAATAGCCCTCATTTTGCCAACCACGGGAAACGTGACAGGTGTTTTCATCCTAACTAGTTTCTTCAAAAGCGTACCTCAAGATCTTTTAGATGCCGCCATAGTTGATGGAGCGGGAAGCTTCAAAATATGGTGGTCAATAATGCTTCCACTTGCAAGGCCGTCTATTAGTGCAGTGGCCATTATTACCTTTATGAGTAATTGGACAAGCTTCTTATGGCCATTGGTATCTGTAAGTTCAGATGCTTCGCGAACTTTGCCTGTAGGAATTGCACAATTCTTTGGAGGGCAAAGTGGCGTGAGTGGTTCAGCACCTCAATATGGTCCAGCTATGGCCGCCGCTTTGATGGCCACCATTCCGGCAGTAGCGATATTTTTATTCTTACAGCGCTACTTTGTTAAGGGCATCATGATGACGGGGATAAAAGGATGA
- a CDS encoding exo-alpha-sialidase: protein MMKDLFTLSDVLQQELYPPMHHSISVDQVENKVMAVWYSASYETAPDSVIYSSTFENGKWSAPKTVVKLPGFGLGNPVLWKLPDKDEMWLLFVVLPEKSWKSAIIARKISRDKGKTWSDIEFISEQRGLMTKSKPIKLSNGRYLIPIYDEKEWSPMALISEKDGNGWNLYGDTTVKGVIQPNVVELDNGTLLMLSRTKMGRMYYSLSFNQGLSWISSSKMDVPNPNSGISLVKIEEKKIFLLAYNHSEFFRNRIDISISHDGFSWSKPINVFRGNGEYSYPCILVHSENVHVFFTQNRVNFIDACANLNEILKTDIRGEDDA from the coding sequence ATGATGAAGGATTTGTTTACTTTATCAGATGTATTGCAACAAGAGCTTTATCCTCCTATGCATCATTCTATAAGTGTAGATCAAGTTGAAAACAAAGTTATGGCTGTATGGTATTCAGCATCGTATGAAACAGCACCAGATAGCGTGATTTATTCATCTACATTCGAGAATGGTAAATGGAGTGCTCCAAAAACTGTTGTTAAGCTTCCTGGATTTGGATTGGGTAACCCGGTGCTTTGGAAATTGCCAGACAAAGACGAAATGTGGCTTTTATTTGTGGTATTGCCAGAGAAAAGTTGGAAGAGTGCGATAATTGCCAGAAAAATCTCGAGAGATAAAGGAAAAACTTGGTCTGACATTGAGTTCATAAGTGAACAACGAGGATTAATGACAAAATCAAAGCCTATTAAATTATCGAATGGGAGATATTTGATACCAATTTATGACGAAAAGGAATGGTCTCCAATGGCATTGATTTCAGAAAAAGATGGTAATGGGTGGAATTTGTACGGTGATACGACAGTTAAAGGCGTAATACAGCCTAATGTGGTGGAACTTGATAACGGTACTTTGCTAATGCTGAGTAGAACAAAGATGGGAAGAATGTATTATTCTCTTTCGTTTAATCAAGGTTTAAGCTGGATTTCTTCATCAAAAATGGATGTTCCTAATCCAAACAGTGGTATTTCTCTTGTTAAGATTGAAGAAAAGAAAATATTTTTGTTAGCCTACAATCATTCAGAGTTTTTTAGAAATCGTATTGACATTTCGATATCACACGATGGATTTTCATGGTCGAAGCCCATAAATGTGTTTAGAGGAAACGGAGAATATTCATATCCTTGTATTTTGGTCCATTCGGAAAACGTTCACGTTTTTTTTACCCAAAATAGGGTGAATTTCATCGATGCTTGCGCAAACCTAAATGAAATTTTAAAAACGGATATAAGAGGTGAAGACGATGCTTGA
- a CDS encoding dihydrodipicolinate synthase family protein, with amino-acid sequence MLEGVVIAVVTPMSKNGGRVDFEAIPPYVDFLVEKGVNGLFVNGTTSEGLLLSIDERRRVLEAFLRAASGRVKVIAHCGATRLKEVLALVEHAQKSGADGVGIVTPFYYRIGEKEMENFYAKIGEKFHDIPIYLYNIPSLTNNWITPQIATNLHEKYSNIMGVKDSSGNFSHVLSLINDTPDDFSVLTGYDRAFASVLFAGGKGCVSGPATVFPEFFVKVWKSFKAGKYSQAKEYQRKLTKLSLALGDGASIPLLKAALEWRGVKVGGVRTPLLDLEEDEARIYKERISKVLKEVGLKWKI; translated from the coding sequence ATGCTTGAAGGAGTTGTGATAGCTGTAGTAACTCCCATGTCTAAGAATGGAGGAAGAGTTGATTTTGAAGCCATTCCACCTTACGTCGATTTTCTCGTTGAAAAAGGGGTAAATGGCCTTTTTGTTAATGGTACAACATCTGAGGGATTGTTGCTGAGCATAGATGAAAGAAGGCGCGTCCTTGAAGCCTTTCTTAGAGCAGCAAGTGGAAGGGTGAAAGTTATCGCGCATTGTGGGGCGACGAGACTGAAAGAAGTACTTGCGTTGGTTGAACATGCTCAGAAAAGCGGTGCAGATGGAGTGGGTATAGTTACACCTTTTTATTACAGAATTGGGGAAAAAGAGATGGAAAACTTTTACGCCAAAATAGGGGAAAAATTTCATGATATTCCCATATACCTTTACAACATTCCGTCTTTGACTAACAACTGGATTACCCCACAAATTGCCACCAATTTGCATGAGAAATATTCAAACATCATGGGAGTTAAAGACAGCAGCGGAAATTTTTCCCACGTGCTATCCCTCATAAATGATACTCCAGATGATTTTTCGGTGTTAACTGGCTACGACAGGGCTTTTGCCTCTGTGCTTTTTGCTGGAGGAAAAGGTTGCGTTTCTGGGCCGGCAACGGTTTTTCCGGAATTTTTCGTTAAAGTTTGGAAGTCCTTTAAAGCCGGAAAATATTCTCAAGCAAAAGAATATCAAAGGAAACTCACAAAATTATCGTTGGCTCTTGGTGATGGAGCCAGCATTCCGCTTTTGAAAGCCGCTTTAGAATGGAGAGGTGTAAAAGTTGGTGGGGTTAGAACACCACTTTTGGATCTGGAGGAAGATGAAGCAAGGATCTATAAAGAAAGAATAAGCAAAGTTTTGAAGGAAGTAGGATTGAAATGGAAAATATGA
- a CDS encoding L-fucose/L-arabinose isomerase family protein: MEKIKVGIMTFSDGRKNVNDELLEINKKFQKAIVEALEATNEVEMIEADEIISKPSLAKREALKLRERGAELTIFNYSVWAFPHFSVIASKFAPSPFLLFGNINPQYPGMVGMLAAAGALDQTGIIHKRLWGDINDENVLRKVMSFVRAASTFNSLKGQRYGVIGGRPMGMYTTVPNVDLWNSIFGIDVEHIDQYEVIRLSEKVEESRAQEGLKWLEKMAKKIHYDGKQLTPEKLKTQIKSYHAIQRIIENNELDFAGIKGQPELTDNFVTMDVAEAFMNDPYDWEGEHEPFVLATEADSDGALTMQIFKLIARTPVLFADVRHYDAEDNFFDLCNSGEHATYFAGKSFDPQENLKKVEFYPEGFYFPAGGASVRHIAAPGEVTLARLARKNGKYWMAILPAEFMDFGEEKNEEKARATQVEWPHAFARLKVDAQEFLSTYDSNHTHGVYGNYVEELVDFCKIAGIDYKIYGGKE; encoded by the coding sequence ATGGAGAAGATAAAAGTCGGAATAATGACCTTCTCTGATGGGAGGAAAAACGTTAACGATGAGTTATTGGAAATAAACAAAAAATTTCAAAAGGCAATAGTGGAAGCTTTGGAAGCCACAAATGAAGTTGAGATGATAGAGGCTGATGAGATAATTTCTAAGCCTTCACTTGCTAAAAGGGAAGCTCTAAAATTGAGGGAAAGAGGAGCCGAATTAACGATATTCAATTACTCCGTTTGGGCTTTCCCACATTTTTCTGTGATAGCAAGCAAATTCGCACCATCACCTTTTCTCCTTTTTGGCAACATAAACCCACAGTATCCTGGAATGGTTGGAATGCTTGCAGCCGCTGGAGCGTTAGATCAAACTGGCATTATTCACAAAAGGTTATGGGGAGATATCAACGATGAAAACGTTCTGAGAAAGGTCATGTCTTTTGTGAGAGCCGCATCGACTTTTAATTCTTTGAAAGGGCAAAGGTACGGTGTGATAGGTGGAAGGCCTATGGGAATGTACACAACCGTTCCGAACGTTGACCTTTGGAATTCCATTTTTGGTATAGACGTTGAACATATAGATCAATACGAAGTTATAAGGCTGTCCGAAAAGGTTGAAGAATCCCGTGCTCAAGAGGGATTGAAGTGGCTTGAGAAAATGGCAAAGAAAATTCATTACGATGGAAAGCAGCTTACTCCGGAAAAGCTTAAAACGCAGATAAAGAGCTATCATGCCATACAACGTATCATAGAAAACAACGAGTTGGATTTTGCTGGAATTAAAGGGCAACCAGAATTGACGGACAATTTTGTTACCATGGATGTGGCGGAAGCTTTCATGAACGATCCGTACGATTGGGAAGGAGAACACGAACCTTTCGTCCTAGCCACGGAAGCGGATTCTGATGGGGCTCTCACAATGCAGATATTCAAGCTCATAGCAAGAACGCCCGTTCTTTTTGCCGACGTTCGCCATTACGATGCGGAAGATAATTTCTTTGATCTCTGCAATTCCGGTGAGCATGCAACTTATTTTGCCGGCAAGTCGTTCGATCCGCAAGAAAACCTGAAAAAGGTTGAATTCTATCCAGAAGGTTTCTACTTCCCCGCCGGTGGCGCATCTGTAAGGCATATCGCCGCACCAGGAGAGGTTACACTTGCGCGTCTTGCAAGGAAGAACGGAAAGTATTGGATGGCGATTTTACCCGCTGAGTTTATGGATTTTGGAGAGGAAAAGAACGAAGAAAAGGCAAGAGCCACACAGGTGGAGTGGCCTCACGCTTTTGCAAGGTTGAAGGTTGATGCCCAAGAATTCCTTTCCACTTACGATTCAAATCACACTCATGGTGTTTACGGTAATTATGTGGAAGAATTGGTGGACTTTTGTAAAATCGCCGGTATAGACTACAAGATCTACGGAGGTAAAGAATGA